The following DNA comes from Sphingorhabdus sp. M41.
GACATAGGTCCAGAGTTCGGCTTCGCCGTTGCCCTGATAGGCGAGAATCTTGCCGCTCTCGCCGAGCAGATCGAGCGCCTGCAGGACCAGTACCAACAGCGCCAGTACCGCCAGGGTGCGGACAATGAACATTTTGGCCATATAGATGGCGAGTGTCCGGGAAGGGAAAAAGTCCATGTCCGGCTATTCCTTCATCAACGCGCGTTTGCGATTGAAATTGAGCAAGCCCTTGAATACGCCGCCGAATTTTGAGAATGCTTTTTCCAATGCGCCGATTGGCTGGCCACCGGGCACGTGGGCCGCGACATGATACATCCACATGATCAGCGCGGCGAACAGGCAGAAAGGCAGCCACAGGGCTATGATCGGATCAACGAGACCCAGTGATCCGATATCTTCGCCATATTCGTTGACCTTGTGATAGGTCACGATCATCACGATAGACAGAAATACGCCAAGCGCGGAACTGGAGCGCTTTGGCGGAACCGCCAGCGCAATGGCCAGTAGCGGCATCAGCAGCATCATCACCACCTCGACCATGCGAAAGTGGAAATTGGAGCGGCTTTCGTTGCGTTCGGTTTCCGGACGCTCCTTGTCCAGGCCGACTCGCACGAGTTCCGGTATCGTATATTCCAGATCCTTGCCGCCCCGCGAGCGGAAGGATTCGATAGTGGGCAAATCGATCGGCAAATCATGATTGCTGAAACTCAGGATCCTCGGCTTTTCATAATTGGGTGCGTCGTGCACCAGCACGCCGTCGGTCAGGCGCAGGATGATCGTGTCGGGATCATCGGTTGCGAGAAATTGGCCGTTTTCCGCAGTGACCGAGACGGTCTGGCCCTTTTTATTCTCTGCGCGGACAAAAATCCCGCTCAATTTGGTGCCATTGTCACGGCTTTCCTCGATCCGCAGGGTCATCCGGCTGCCCAGATTGGTAAATTCGCCAACCTTGATCGAGGCACCAAGCGCACCCGAACGCAGTTCGAAGCGCAGTTCTTCATAATAATAGCGGGACAGCGGCTGAATGAACCCGACCAAAGCAAGATTGACCAGCATCAGCGCCACCGCGAACATATAGGGCACCCGGAGCAGACGCCCGTAACCTTGGCCAACGGCTCGGAAAACATCGAGTTCGGAGCTAAGCGCAAGCTGCCGGAAGGCCAGCAAAATGCCGAGCAGCAATCCGATCGGTATGCCAAGAGAAAGATATTCGGGAATCAGGTTGGCCAGCATCCGCCAAACGACGCTGACGGGGCCGCCTTCTGCCGCGACAAAATCGAACAGACGCAGCATTTTTTCCAGCACCAGCAGCATGGCGGCAATCACCAGCGTGCTGAACAGAGGTACCGCTATCAATTTTGCCAGATAGCGATCAGTGGAAGTCAGCAGTTTCAACTTGTTGTCTCCCTCTCACCATGTTTTCGCCGCAAATCAAATCCATAACAATCGGTAGATCGGGGGCTGATTCTTGTCCGTGTCGGAGTAATGGCGCGGGTATAACGACTAGGAGTAACTTCGTCATGTTGAAATTTGCGGCATCTATCGCATTATCGACCACTATTTTGCTATCCTCTGCCCCGGCATTTGCTGGTGGCCAGGTAGTGCCCAATGATCTTCGCAAATGTCAGGCGGGCGTTGGCCCTGCCGTTCTTGTCAATGTCAGTGGCGTCAAGGAATCCAATGGCAAAATGCGGGTTCAGACCTATCGCGGAATCTCGTCGGAATGGTTGAAAACAGGGGCATGGCTGCACCGGGTAGAGGCTCCGGCCAAGTCCGGGAATATGCAATTCTGTCTGCCCGTCCCTTCGGCGGGTACTTACGCCATTGCGATCCGGCACGATATTAATGGCAATGGCAAGACCGATATATTTGGTGATGGCGGCGGCATGTCGAACAATCCGAGCATCAATCTCTTCAATCTCGGCAAGCCGAGCTACAAGAAAACCGCCTTCACCATCGGGAATGAAGTCAAATCGATCAATATCACAATGAAATACAGATGATGCATCCGGCACACGGGACAAACTAGGGCTAATTCATGGCAAATGTCGCACTTCTTTCCAATCCGAATTCAACCGGGAATCGGGCGATTTTGCCAGAAGTGCGGTCTTATTGCGTAAAGAATAGTGATGTTTTTCACTATGAAGTGGATCATGTCGATGAAATTGCCAAGGCATTGGAAACCATTGCCCGGGTGAAGCCGAAAGTGCTGGTCATCAACGGCGGTGACGGGACGGTACAGGCGGCACTGACCGAATTATATCAGGGCGGACATTTTGGTGACAACCCGCCCCCGGTCGCGGTGCTGCCCAATGGCAAGACGAATTTGATTGCTCTTGATCTCGGGTCCGAAGGCAATCCGCTAAAGGCGCTGGAACGCATTGTCGAACTGGCCAAACATGATTTGCACGAACATCTGGTCGACCGGGAACTGATCGCGCTTTCCGATGGTGGCAAGGACAGCAAGGTCGTGCTCGGCATGTTTCTGGGCGGTGCCGGCCTGTCGGAGTTCATTCTCTATTGCCGTCACAAGATCTATCCGCTGGGACTGCCCAATGCGGCCGCGCACGTGTTGACGGTTTTTGCTGCGCTCGCATCTGTGCTGTTCGGCATAAAGGGAAAATTTCTGCCCAACCGGTCACGACCAATCAAGATATCGCTGATCCGGGACGGCCAGTTTCAGGGCAATTTTGCGGTACTGATCGTTACCACGCTGGAGCGGTTGTTGTTGATGAAACGTTCGATGCGAAACCAGAATGCGATTGGCCGGATGCAGTTTCTGGCGATCGATCAGCGAGCCGGTGCCATTGTCCGCTTTCTGCTGTCGGTGATTTTTGGCCGGCTGGGCAAGAATGTCCAGAAGGGCATCCATCTGGAACGCGGCGACATGATCCGGATCGAGGGCGAGGGCAGCAACGTACTGATGGACGGCGAGCTATTCTCCGCCCAGCCGGGGCATCCGATTGTTCTGAAATCTACCAAGGCAGTGTCCTTCCTTCGGCTCGCTGCTTGAGCTAGGGCGTTTCGCGTGAGCGAACTCAAATCCCTAATTGCACAGGAACTGGCACATCCGGTTGATTCGCAGGTGGCTGCTTTCGCTGCGTCGATTGCCGCGCAATATGGTGACGCATCTCGCGCTGTGCTCTTTTATGGCTCTTGCCTGCGGACGACCGAACTAGACGGGCAGATGCTCGATTTCTACCTTATCGTTTCGGACTATGAGGCGGCTTACGGGAAAAGCTGGCTAGTGGGGGCGAACAAACGGCTGCCACCCAATGTATTTCCCGCAGAATATGGCGGCCTGATCGCCAAGGTGGCCGTGCTGAGCGAGAGCGATTTTTACAGACTGAACCGGATCAGCGCCAGCGCGGTCAGCCTTTGGGCGCGATTTGCGCAACCGTCCCGACTGGTCTGGCAGGCGGATGAAGCGGCGCGGATCCAAGCAGTTGAAGCGATTGAAGGGGCGGCGGTCACGTTATTCGACATGACCTTTCCGATGATGGATATTGATACGGAATATACGATTGCGGATCTATGGAAGCGCGGTTTCGAACTGACTTACGGGGCGGAGCTGCGCGCCGAAAGGAAGGATCGTTCCGATACGGTCGTCGATTCGGATCCCGAGCGTTATGCGCGATTTGGACCAGCCGTCGTGGCCGCGATTACGGAACGGGACAAAGCACGCGGGAAAAAGCTCAAAATAGTGGCTTCTCGCGATACAGTCGAAAAAAGATGGCGGCAATTGCGGCGCAACGGCAAGATTTTGACTCTCGCCAGACTGGCCAAGGCATCCGCCACCTACGCCGGTGGCATTGATTATCTGGCGTGGAAGATCAACCGCCATGCCGGAACCGATTATGTGATCAGGCCCTGGCAGCGCAAATGGCCGATCCTCGGCGCGCTGGTGATGCTGCCGCGGTTGATTCTAGGCGGGGCGATCAAGTAAACCCATCCTCCAAATGACGAGATGCTAGCGATCCTTGTAATCAGGTTTCCGCTTGGCAAAAAACGCCTTAGCCGCCTCGCGGCTGTCTTCGGTCATCGACAGCATCACCTGTTGCCGGTCTTCGATGGCGAGTGCCGCTTCGAAACTTTGCGCATCGATATTGCGGTTCAGGGCATCCTTGGAAAGGCGCAGGCCCATCGGGGCGGTGTCGAGCATCTCTTCGGCCAGTGACAGGCCAGTCGAGAGCAGCTTGCCCTCATCGACCATTTCGCTGATCAAACCATATTTTTCGGCGCGTTCGGCATGGATGAATCTGCCGGTCAGGATCAGTTCCGAGGCGATCGAAGCACCCACCATTCGCGGCAGAAAATAGCTGGAACCCATGTCGCAGCCGCCGAGCCCGATTTTTATATAGGCCGCATTCATCTTGAGCGACGGTGCGCCATAGCGGACGTCGCTAGCGAGCAATAGCGAGAAGCCGCCGCCGCAGGCTGCGCCCTGTGCCAGCGCGATAATCGGTTGCGGGCATTGCCGCATCAATTGCATCACGGTCGCGATCGAGCGCTGGGTGTTCCAGACATGCTGGACTTGTCCGCGCGAGCCGTCATTCTTCCAGCCGCTGATGTCGAGCCCAGCACAAAAGGCGCGGCCTTCGGCGCGAAACAGCACGACTCGAACATCGAGACGTTTCTGAAGGCCACGAAAATAATCCTGCAGCGCGAAGATCATGTCCTCGTTCATCGTGTTGAGCTTGTCGGGGCGGTTGAGCGTCAGGATTTCAATTGCGCCGCGCTGTTCGATATGGATGGAGTTGGTCATTTATATGCCTTTTATTGACTGACAGAGCCGTATGTTGCGATGGCTACCAAACCGGCCAGCAATAGGCCAACGACCATGAAAACCAAATAGAGCAAAACCGTGATGACAAAGAAAGCTCCCAAATCATTGTCGAACCGGAGCGCAAGCCACAATGGCCAGAAAAATATGACAATGGCGCCGGCCTGATCGCTGAAAACCAGCCAGCAAAGCGCGGCGACAAACGGGAGGACGAATAGCGAAGGGACCCAATGCCACCGCATCGGGTTTAAGGATATATTCCTAAATCGCCCCAACAGCCTTGCCAGCCGCTTCAAACATGCCGAGAATCTGGTCGACTTGCTCGCTCGTATGTTCGGCACAAAGCGAACAGCGCAGCAGTGTCATATTGGCTGGTGTCGCGGGTGGTCTCGCCAGATTGACATATAGGCCCTCCGCGAGCAGCGCCTGCCACATCATCGCGCCTTTTTCGAGATCCGGCATTATTACCGCGATAATCGCGCTTTGCGCTTCCGGCGTGCCGAGGGTGAAACCGAGGTTGCGCAGTCCCTTGTGCAGTTTCTTGCTATTCTCCCAGAGATGCGCGCGCTTGTTGCCGCTGTGCATCAGCTTGCGGATCGAGGTGCTCGCCGTCGCCATCACGCTGGGTGGCAGGCTGGCGGTGAACACATAGGGGCGGCAGACCAGCCGCATGATTTCGAATTTCGGATGGTTGGAGACGCAGAAGCCGCCGACCGTGCCGACGCTTTTGCTGAACGTACCGATGATGAAGTCGACATCGTCGATCACGCCCTGCGCTTCGCAGACGCCGCGTCCGTTTTCGCCGATGAAACCCATCGAGTGGGCTTCGTCGACCAGTACCATGGCGCCGTTTTCCTTGCAGACGCGAACCATTTCCTTGAGCGGTGCGACATCACCGAGCATCGAATAGACGCCTTCCAGGACCACCAGCTTGCCGGCTTCGGCGGGCAGGCGTTTGAGGCGCTTTTCCAGCGCTTCCACATCATTGTGGCGGAACGCGACAATTTCGGCATTGCCCATCGCGCAACCGTCATAGATCGATGCATGGCTGTCGATGTCGAGAATGACATAGTCGCCCTTGCCCGCCAGCGTCGAGATGATCCCCAAATTGGCCTGATAGCCGGTGGAAAAGACCATCGCATGGTCCATCGCGTAAAATTCCTTGAGCGCATCCTCGCAATCGCGGTGGAGGCTGTAGGTCCCGTTAAGCACGCGGCTGCCGGTGGTGCCGGATCCGAATTCTTCCAGCGCTTTCAGGCCAGCCTGACGAACATCATCGTCAAAGGTCATGCCCATATAATTATAGGTGCCGAGAAGAATGGTTTCCTTGCCATCACAAATGGCGACGGTCGGTGAAAGCACTTCCTCCATCACCAGTGAAAACGGGTCTTTGACACCCGTCGCGAGGAGGTTTTCACGCTCCTGGATGAGCGGGTCAAATTTACTGAGTAGATCGGTCATTCTTTACTTCCGTTGGTCCTGAGCCTGTCGAAGGACGAAACACCCGCTCGTGCGACCCTTCGTCAAGCTCAGGGCGAACGGGTGCTTTGGTTTAGCTGTCCATCAACTTCGTGACGGAATCGGCAAGTTGGCCGATGCTTTCGATTTCGGCCTGCATGTTCATGGTGATGATGATATCAAATTCGTCTTCGACGGCAGCGACAAAATCCATGACCGTCAAGCTGTCCCATTCGAGATCACCCTGAAAGGTCGTATCTGCGGTCAAATCGACGCCCTTATTGTTGAAAGGCCCGATCAGTTCGCTGATCTTGGTCATGATTTCGTCGCGATTTGCCATAATATGCTTTCAAAATTACTATTCCTGACCTTTGCCAAGACATGCGCACCATTGGCAAGTGAATAAGGCGTAAAAGCGGCATAATGCGTGCCTTGGCTTGCCCATGCATGCGCTTTCTGCCACTCTTTTGCCGTATCGCGGTCGACCTAAGGGGGAGAGTGTTTATGGACGAAGGCAGCAAATGGCCGGATGAAGTTGTGTACGCGCTTGGCACCACCCAGCGACATCATGTGCAATTGAGCGTTATGGCGGATAATAAGGCGAATATGCTGATTGGCGCGACCTTTGTCGTGTTCACGCTCGCCATTGGCCAAAGCCATGCCGGCGATATCTCCCTGCCGCTTCTCATTCTTGCTATTTCCGCCTTTGGATCCGCCGGCTTGGCGGCCTTGGCGGTGATGCCATCGGTAAGGCCGCAGAAAAACACGTCTCCCAACATGCTGTTCTTTGGCGGTTTTTCCAAAATCAGTGAAGATGAGTTCATCGACCAGCTGCTGGAAACGGAATTGCGCAGCCAGGAATCAACCTACCGGGCGATGCTGCGCGATATCTATCAAATGGGTCAGATTCTGGAGCACAAGAAATACCGTTTTCTCGGCTGGGCCTATCGGGTATTTCTGATCGGCCTGACGCTAACCTTCATCACCTATGTTTACGAACAGTTCGCCGGACCGGTTTTTCAGGCCTGATTACAGCCAGTCGTTATGGCGATACCATTTTGCGGTATCCTTCAGGCCTTGCCGTGTTTCAATCTGCGCTTGCCACAATTGTGACGGCAGGCGCTTTTGCGGGTCTATTGTCCAGTCGTCATGGCAAAAATAATTGACCCGGTCTGTGGTAAGCTTGGCCTTGTTGCCGCGCGCCAGACGGTCCGCCTTGGCAGCAAGACGCAATAGAGATTTTGGCATGCCGAATGTAGCAACGCGTTTGCCTATCGCTTGGCCTATCGCCTTGGCAAAATCGGCCTGAGTCCAGCCGCCCGGCTTGCCGTCATCGACCTCGAAAATCTGAGCAGTAAAATCTTCCTGTTCCGGCAAAAGGGCAAGCAGCGCCTGGCACAGGTCCTGGACGTGTATCACTGATAAAAGTCCGTCAGCATCAGGGGGCAGGGTAACAAATCCCAGTCTGGCCATTTTGAACAGGTCGAGAAATTCGCCGTCGCCAGGTCCATAGACTGCGGGTGGGCGGAGGATCGTCCAGTCGAGGCCGCTGGTCTTGACCAGCTTTTCCGCCTTGGCCTTGGTTTCGCCGTAGATCGACAACTGCGGCTGAGTAGCCGCGAGCGAAGAGACGTGGACGAACCGCTTGGTTCCGGCCTGTTTGGCAGCTTCGATGACCGCAAGCGTTCCTGCGACGTTACCAGTCTCAAAGCCGACTCTGTCTGGGGCATTGACGACCCCGGCAATGTGCAGAACCATGTCCGCGCCGTGGCATAAGGTCGAGAGGCTTGCTGTATCGTCTAGCGCACCGCGCACCCATGTGACGCTCGAACGGTCATCCTGTTTCCGCCGTGTCAAAGCGCGTGCGTCATATCCCTCGCTGATCACCAGATCGAGCATCCGGCTACCGACAAAACCGGTTGCGCCGGTTATCGCGATTGTTTTTCGGGAAGTGCCAGTCATGGTGGCTAGACCAGCACCATCTGATTGCGATGAACCACAGCGCTGCGCGGGGCGTAGCCCAGTAACGCCTCAAGCTCCGAACTGCGGCGGCCGATGATCTTGGCGCAATCCAGCGCATTATATTCGGCCAGACCGCGTGCGATCGTCAGGCCGTCCAGATCCTTGATCTCGACGACATCACTGCGTTCGAACTGGCCGTCGATGGAAATAATGCCGGCCGCGAGAAGGCTGCTGCCCGATTGCAAGGCGGCGATCGCACCCGCATCAATCGTGATCGCTCCGGCTGAGGTCAGCCGGCCACCTAGCCAGGCTTTGCGGGCATTGGCGCCATCTCCTGCCTTGAACAACGTGCCGACATTGGTGAGGGTATAGCGCTCGAGCGGATGCTCTTCGCGGCCCGAGATGATCGACAGTTCGATCCCGGCGAGATTGGCAATTTTTGCCGCTTCCAGCTTGGACGTCATGCCCCCCGAACCCAGTCCCGACGAGGAGCTGCCGTCCGCCATTGCCATGATCGACTCATCGACAGTTTCGACCATACCGATAAATTGCCCGTTGGTTTCGCTGCCCGGCCTGCGGTCATAAAGGCCGTCAATGTCGGAAAGGAGCAATATGCGATCAGCTCCACCGGCTTGGGCCACTCGTGCGGCCAGCCGGTCATTGTCGCCAAAGCGGATCTCGTCGGTGGCGACGCTGTCATTTTCGTTGATCACCGGAATGGCGCGATGTTCGAGCAGCTTTTCCAGTGTCGCGGTTGCGTTGAGATAGCGCTTGCGATCTTCCATATCGTCGAGCGTCAGCAGCATCTGGGCGGCGGTAAGCTGATGCTCTCCGAGCAATTCCGACCACAGGCTGCTCAAGGCGATCTGGCCGATTGATGCTGCTGCCTGTGCGTCGGCCAGGCTGGCTCGCCCGCCTTTTTCGAGACCAAGCTTGCGCGCGCCGAGGGCGATTGATCCCGATGAGACGATGATGACATTGTCACCCCCCTGATGCCGTTTGGCGATATCGGCAACCAGCGTTTTCAGCCATTCCCGGCGTGCCTGGCCATCTTCGCCGACGAGCAGGGAAGACCCGACCTTGACGACAATCGTGTCCGGCTTTGCGGCGCTCACAGTGGCGACCAATCCTTGGCTTTTTCCTCTTCACCTGAGGCGAGCGTTGACTGGCCCTTGCGTTCGATTGAGCTATTCTCGCCAACAGCCTCGAGTATCTTGTCGAGCGCGGCGTCGAGACCCTCGCCAGTGGCGCCCGATACCGGGAGAACATGTTCCGCACCAGCTGCGCGCAATTGGTCGGCGATGTCAGCCATCAGCTCGTCGTCCAGCAAATCCGCCTTGTTGAGCGCCAGTATCTGAGGCTTTTCAGCGAGTCCGCCGCCATATTTCTCCAGCTCCTTGCTAACCGTTTTCCAGGCTTTCACCGGATCATCACCGGTAGCATCAATGAGATGGAGCAATATCTTGCACCGCTCGATATGGCCGAGAAAGCGATCGCCAATGCCTGCTCCGTCTGCCGCGCCCTCGATCAGCCCGGGAATGTCGGCGAGCACGAATTCACGGCCCTTGTGCCGGACCACGCCAAGCTGGGGATGGATGGTGGTGAAGGGATAGGCGCCGACTTTGGCGCCGGCGTTAGTCACTTTGTTGATCAGCGTCGATTTGCCGGCATTGGGCAGGCCGACAAGCCCGGCATCGGCAATCAGCTTGAGGCGCAACCAGACGGCTGCTTCCTCGCCCGGTTCGCCCGGCTGGTGCTGGCGCGGCGCGCGGTTTGTCGAGCTTTTGTAGCTGGCGTTTCCGCGGCCGCCGATTCCACCTTCAAGGAATGTCGCGCGCTGCCCTTCCCGCGTGAAGTCGAGCAGCACATGTTCCTTGTCTTCCGACAATATCTGTGTGCCTACCGGTACCTTGATGACGAGATCGTCACCGCCAGCACCGGTCCGATTACGGCCCGCGCCGCCCTTGCCACGCGGGGCTCTGAAATGCTGGGCATAGCGAAAGTCGATCAGCGTGTTGAGGCCTTCAACGGCTTCGAACACGATATCGCCGCCTTTGCCGCCATTGCCGCCATCGGGGCCGCCATATTGGATATATTTTTCACGCCGGAAACTGACAGCGCCAGGGCCGCCCTGACCGGAGCTGACATAGATTTTGGCTTGATCGAGAAAATGCATGTTGGTGCATTTAGGGATTTGATGCGCGAAAGGCTAGGCTTTGCTGCAATATAACGACATTGCATATTTCGGTTCACCGGCCTGAGAAGCTAGATGCTCAGGCCTCCGTCGACTGCGAAGGCGGCTCCGGTGGCGAATTTGCTTTCGTCCGAGGCCAGATAGACAATCAGATGCGCGATGTCGTCGGGCTCGCCCATATGACCGACCGGCTGCGCCAGCTGGAACGATTCCTCGGTTTCAGCGGGATTCGGCGTTCCGTCGATGACGCTGCGCACATTGGGGGTCATGATCGTGCCGGGCAGCACGGCGTTGACCCGGACCCTGTTCTTCTCTCTGGCGCAGTAGAGCGCGATGGATTTGGTCAGCATCGGGATCGCGGCTTTCGCGCTGTTATAGGCGACCAGATCGGGGCTGGCGTTGATCGCGGCAGCCGATGAAAGATTGATGATCGAACCTCCCGTCTTGCTCATCAGCGGCAGGGCTGTCTTGCAACCGAGGAATATCGAGTCGACATCGACGGTGTAACAGCGCTTGAAATCCTCGTAGCTGACGTCTGCTATCGAACCGAAAACCGTAACCGCAGCATTGTTCACCAGCACGTCGAGCCGTCCATATTCTGCTTCGACATGGGCGATGACGTCGCCCCAGCGTTCGGGATCGGTCACGTCCTGCTCCAGAAAATCGACACTGCCGCCGAGCTCTGCCGCCGTTGCCGCTCCGGCCTGCCCATCATGATCGGTGATCAGTATGCGCGCGCCTTCTTCGGCCAGTCGCCGTGCAGCCGCCTTGCCCAGCCCCATTGCGCCGCCGGTCAGCAATATGATCTTGTCCTGCACGCGTCCCATTTGTCTCTCCCGGTTGCTGCCGTTCGTCGTTGGCGGTTTCGAACCGTTATTCGGCGGCTTCCATCTGTTCCATCTGCGCGATCCTGGGATCATTGGGAAAGACCCATTCTTCGCCGATCACCTGCTCGACGGCGAGATGTTCCGGCACCCGGTTGAGGCCGATCATCTTGTCGCAATTCTGGTGAAAGCTGTAGATGCGCGCTTCCTGATAGCTCAGCGGAACGCTCTTGAAGCCGTCGCTTTCCATCGATTTCTGGATCATTTCGCCGAACTGCGTATCCTCGAGGATGATTGGCGACATATCGCGGCCATTGGGCTTGCTGTCGTCCGGTACGGTCCAGAGATCCGGGGCCGGGCCATCGCCCCAGTCCATTGCCATGGTGATCAGTTCCAGCCGGGTTGTATTCAGCGAGGTCGGCCAGAAGATCAGCGGCGGGACGAAATAATTGCTCAGCGGCGACACCCAGTTGGGGAACATCGTGTAACTTTGCGTGCAGGTCCGGCCGAATTCACCGACACCCTCGATCTCCTGCCAGTTCGCCGGGCTATCGATGGCCCGGACATGCTCGCGGTCTGTCTGTTCGGGCGCGGGTGCGAGCATCCGGGCATGGCCGTTGGGATAGAGCGTGTTCACATTGCGCTTGCTGTCGACCAGAGGCGCGACGGTGTCTGGGTGGATGAAGGGGACATGATAGACCTCCATATTGGCCTCCATCGCCACCTTCCAGTTGCACTTCAGGTCGAAACTGTGGCGCGCGGCGAGCCGGATCTTGTCGAAGCGGAATTCCTGCCATTCGTCCCAGACCGGGCCGAGCCATTGCTTTAGCGGCATTGCGTCTTCGTCAAAATTGACGAAAATCAGATTGCCCAGCGTCTCGCATCGCACCGGGATCAGGCTGCGGCAGGACATGTCGAAATGCGGACCAAAATCCTGTTTTTCCGGTACGCCGACCAATGTGCCGTCGGTCTTGTAGGTCCAGTTGTGATAACCGCACATCAGCCGCGGCGCCTTGCCCTTTTCCTCGGTGACGACGGGCGCACCGCGATGGCGGCAGGTGTTGTAGAAAGCGCGTATTTCGCCATCCATGCCGTGCACGATGATGATCGGGTCGCCGATCTGTTCCCATTTCATGAAACAGCCAGGTTCGGGTACTTCATCGATATGGGCGGCGAACAGCCAGGTTTTCTTCCACAGATATTGTTGCTCGAGGTCATAATATTCCCGGGATGTATAACGACCCGCCGGCAGGTCCGGTAACCGCGGGAAATTCTCGGGTGGTGCCTTGCGGGCGGCTTCCCATTCCATGAGACGTTTCATCTGATCGATATAGTCTTGCGTCATGGGCATTGCCTGCTCTCCTAAGCCGCGCTCACCCGCACGGGGATCGCGCTTTGCATCGCCTGTCCGGTAATCGGATCGAGATGATCATTGTCGACAATCAGCCGGTTGGTCGAGCCGCCCTTGGTCATCACGTCGCCTTTGCCGGCCTCGCTATCGCCAAAGGCATGGCTCATCGAGATGACGCCTGGCCGGACCTTGTCGTCCGCCTTTGCGAGACCGAAAATCGAGGCGGTGGGAGAGCTGATTTCGATGATCGCGCCGTCTTCGATGCCTGCTGCAGCCAGATCACCGGGGTTGAAGAAGGCCGGATTGGTCGGCATTTTCTCGACCAGTTTCGGGAAGGTATGGCCATTGCTGTTATAGCGATGCTTGGAGCGGCGCGAAATCAGGCGGAAGTCGAAGCCGCTCTCGACCGGGTCATTAGCAGCATAGTCGAGAAGCTCGCTGGGCATGGCGCCGGCGTTGAGATCGAATTTCTCCTGCGCATCGGGTTCCGCCGGACCGACGACGGGGTGCAGTTCGTCATAGGTGATGGCAGCGCCCTTGCGCTCCAGCGCCGCCGCATCGGCCTTGGCCTTGCTGGGCTTGAGCAGCGAACCTTCGGAAATCAGGTCGAGCACGGTCGCCTTGTCAGGGCAGGTCTCCATCGACACGGAGCCACCGGGGAAATTCATCTCGATGCCCATATGTTTGGCGAGCCACCAGAGCATTTCATATTCGTCCATCGTGTCGCCGGGCGGCGGCACCATCGCTTCGGTATAATGGCCATAGGCTTCCTCGGTGAAGGCGTCGGAGACATTGTTTATGTCTTCGCGTTCGAGACACATGCTGGGCGCGAGGATCATGTCGGCGCGTTTGG
Coding sequences within:
- the lptF gene encoding LPS export ABC transporter permease LptF, producing MLTSTDRYLAKLIAVPLFSTLVIAAMLLVLEKMLRLFDFVAAEGGPVSVVWRMLANLIPEYLSLGIPIGLLLGILLAFRQLALSSELDVFRAVGQGYGRLLRVPYMFAVALMLVNLALVGFIQPLSRYYYEELRFELRSGALGASIKVGEFTNLGSRMTLRIEESRDNGTKLSGIFVRAENKKGQTVSVTAENGQFLATDDPDTIILRLTDGVLVHDAPNYEKPRILSFSNHDLPIDLPTIESFRSRGGKDLEYTIPELVRVGLDKERPETERNESRSNFHFRMVEVVMMLLMPLLAIALAVPPKRSSSALGVFLSIVMIVTYHKVNEYGEDIGSLGLVDPIIALWLPFCLFAALIMWMYHVAAHVPGGQPIGALEKAFSKFGGVFKGLLNFNRKRALMKE
- a CDS encoding DUF2141 domain-containing protein; translation: MLKFAASIALSTTILLSSAPAFAGGQVVPNDLRKCQAGVGPAVLVNVSGVKESNGKMRVQTYRGISSEWLKTGAWLHRVEAPAKSGNMQFCLPVPSAGTYAIAIRHDINGNGKTDIFGDGGGMSNNPSINLFNLGKPSYKKTAFTIGNEVKSINITMKYR
- a CDS encoding diacylglycerol/lipid kinase family protein, which codes for MANVALLSNPNSTGNRAILPEVRSYCVKNSDVFHYEVDHVDEIAKALETIARVKPKVLVINGGDGTVQAALTELYQGGHFGDNPPPVAVLPNGKTNLIALDLGSEGNPLKALERIVELAKHDLHEHLVDRELIALSDGGKDSKVVLGMFLGGAGLSEFILYCRHKIYPLGLPNAAAHVLTVFAALASVLFGIKGKFLPNRSRPIKISLIRDGQFQGNFAVLIVTTLERLLLMKRSMRNQNAIGRMQFLAIDQRAGAIVRFLLSVIFGRLGKNVQKGIHLERGDMIRIEGEGSNVLMDGELFSAQPGHPIVLKSTKAVSFLRLAA
- a CDS encoding enoyl-CoA hydratase/isomerase family protein, whose product is MTNSIHIEQRGAIEILTLNRPDKLNTMNEDMIFALQDYFRGLQKRLDVRVVLFRAEGRAFCAGLDISGWKNDGSRGQVQHVWNTQRSIATVMQLMRQCPQPIIALAQGAACGGGFSLLLASDVRYGAPSLKMNAAYIKIGLGGCDMGSSYFLPRMVGASIASELILTGRFIHAERAEKYGLISEMVDEGKLLSTGLSLAEEMLDTAPMGLRLSKDALNRNIDAQSFEAALAIEDRQQVMLSMTEDSREAAKAFFAKRKPDYKDR
- the spt gene encoding serine palmitoyltransferase, which codes for MTDLLSKFDPLIQERENLLATGVKDPFSLVMEEVLSPTVAICDGKETILLGTYNYMGMTFDDDVRQAGLKALEEFGSGTTGSRVLNGTYSLHRDCEDALKEFYAMDHAMVFSTGYQANLGIISTLAGKGDYVILDIDSHASIYDGCAMGNAEIVAFRHNDVEALEKRLKRLPAEAGKLVVLEGVYSMLGDVAPLKEMVRVCKENGAMVLVDEAHSMGFIGENGRGVCEAQGVIDDVDFIIGTFSKSVGTVGGFCVSNHPKFEIMRLVCRPYVFTASLPPSVMATASTSIRKLMHSGNKRAHLWENSKKLHKGLRNLGFTLGTPEAQSAIIAVIMPDLEKGAMMWQALLAEGLYVNLARPPATPANMTLLRCSLCAEHTSEQVDQILGMFEAAGKAVGAI
- a CDS encoding acyl carrier protein; its protein translation is MANRDEIMTKISELIGPFNNKGVDLTADTTFQGDLEWDSLTVMDFVAAVEDEFDIIITMNMQAEIESIGQLADSVTKLMDS
- a CDS encoding Pycsar system effector family protein gives rise to the protein MDEGSKWPDEVVYALGTTQRHHVQLSVMADNKANMLIGATFVVFTLAIGQSHAGDISLPLLILAISAFGSAGLAALAVMPSVRPQKNTSPNMLFFGGFSKISEDEFIDQLLETELRSQESTYRAMLRDIYQMGQILEHKKYRFLGWAYRVFLIGLTLTFITYVYEQFAGPVFQA
- a CDS encoding NAD-dependent epimerase/dehydratase family protein: MTGTSRKTIAITGATGFVGSRMLDLVISEGYDARALTRRKQDDRSSVTWVRGALDDTASLSTLCHGADMVLHIAGVVNAPDRVGFETGNVAGTLAVIEAAKQAGTKRFVHVSSLAATQPQLSIYGETKAKAEKLVKTSGLDWTILRPPAVYGPGDGEFLDLFKMARLGFVTLPPDADGLLSVIHVQDLCQALLALLPEQEDFTAQIFEVDDGKPGGWTQADFAKAIGQAIGKRVATFGMPKSLLRLAAKADRLARGNKAKLTTDRVNYFCHDDWTIDPQKRLPSQLWQAQIETRQGLKDTAKWYRHNDWL